One stretch of Daphnia pulicaria isolate SC F1-1A chromosome 6, SC_F0-13Bv2, whole genome shotgun sequence DNA includes these proteins:
- the LOC124343735 gene encoding serine/threonine-protein kinase/endoribonuclease IRE1-like isoform X2, whose amino-acid sequence MAREGRQGIRLTDEVSCYTNKVLGEGRVACVFPGIKGNCKVAIKRIQKENFNKLEESCMKALNHPNVLEFFDLIEEQHFTYIVLEICDATVEDYCRGEYKGKVPSDRSALFQMADGLDHIHSKGFAHRDISSNNVLIKLTGDEAVMKISDFGVCKPASETQSFSMSGDGVKGTIPFLAPELLRQMLSVENHQDTNEGRSGVRGHISNDIFSLGCVFYRFLTKDGHPFMHGVVESSFNSIISKIISNIVENNQYLEGLGETQTFAQSLIERMIQPDKDKRPQINKVKQELNSHLNN is encoded by the exons ATGGCGCGTGAAGGAAGGCAAGGCATACGGCTAACAGACGAAGTAAGTTGTTATACAAATAAAGTGTTAGGAGAAGGAAGGGTTGCGTGTGTTTTTCCTGGAATTAAAGGAAACTGTAAAGTAGCCattaaaagaattcaaaaagaaaatttcaacaaactgGAGGAAAGTTGCATGAAAGCTCTGAATCATCCCAATGTCCTGGAATTTTTTGATCTTATAGAAGAACAACACTTTAC GTACATAGTCTTGGAAATCTGTGACGCTACAGTGGAAGATTATTGTCGAGGTGAATACAAGGGGAAAGTGCCAAGCGATCGCTCCGCCCTGTTTCAGATGGCGGACGGGTTGGATCACATTCATTCGAAAGGTTTTGCTCACCGCGATATCAGCTCCAATAATGTGCTCATCAAGTTAACTGGCGATGAGGCCGTAATGAAAATTTCTGATTTTGGAGTATGCAAGCCGGCTTCCGAAACCCAAAGTTTTTCTATGAGTGGTGATGGTGTTAAAGGAACGATTCCATTTCTGGCTCCCGAGCTGCTCAGACAGATGCTAAGTGTTGAGAATCATCAAGATACAAATGAGGGTCGAAGTGGAGTAAGAGGGCACATCAGCAACGATATTTTCTCTTTGGGTTGCGTGTTTTACAGATTCCTCACTAAAGATGGACATCCCTTTATGCACGGCGTGgtggaaagttctttcaatAGCATAATCTCTAAGATTATATCGAATATTGTCGAAAACAATCAATATTTGGAAG GTTTGGGCGAGACTCAAACCTTCGCGCAATCTTTAATAGAAAGGATGATTCAACCCGACAAAGACAAAAGACCTCAGATCAACAAGGTTAAACAAGAACTGAATTCTCacttgaataattaa
- the LOC124343735 gene encoding serine/threonine-protein kinase/endoribonuclease IRE1-like isoform X1, protein MEYGGKSVTFDRKAVLGKGATAVVFSGTWGNQNVAIKRGELPKFNVREESTMKAIGHHENVIDCFGILKDCDFIYIILELCDATVEQYCQGSYKGIVPPDYQALYQMADGLHFIHSKNLAHRDISTSNVLIKLTGDKVVLKIADFGVCKIASNSGSLSMSGDGCKGTLPFIAPELLKQMQDDNYQESNENGVRGHTSNDIFSLGCVFYRFLTKDGHPFIKGAVKLCYLTINNRIKSNILDNKQSLERLSEEQAFAKALIVKMIDPEKEKRPQLEAVKEELYSHLNSIDLQSNCTPSVPYLVEGV, encoded by the exons atgGAGTATGGCGGTAAGTCAGTTACATTCGATAGGAAAGCCGTGTTGGGTAAAGGAGCTACTGCTGTCGTTTTCTCTGGCACATGGGGCAACCAAAATGTCGCTATCAAAAGAGGTGAATTGCCCAAATTCAACGTTCGTGAGGAAAGCACCATGAAAGCCATTGGGCATCATGAAAATGTCATCGATTGTTTTGGCATTTTGAAAGACTGTGATTTCAT atACATCATTTTAGAATTGTGTGATGCTACAGTGGAACAATATTGCCAAGGAAGTTACAAAGGAATTGTACCTCCTGATTATCAAGCCCTTTACCAGATGGCGGATGGACTACACTTCATTCACTCAAAGAACCTTGCCCATCGCGATATAAGCACAAGCAACGTGCTTATCAAGTTAACTGGTGACAAGGTCGTGCTGAAAATAGCTGATTTCGGGGTTTGTAAAATTGCTTCCAATAGCGGCAGCCTGTCGATGAGTGGTGATGGATGCAAAGGAACACTCCCTTTTATTGCTCCCGAGCTGCTCAAACAGATGCAAGATGATAACTATcaagaatcaaatgaaaatggagTAAGAGGGCACACCAGCAACGACATTTTCTCCTTGGGTTGCGTATTTTACCGATTTCTCACTAAAGATGGACATCCCTTTATAAAAGGCGCGGTGAAACTGTGTTATCTCACAATAAATAATCGGATTAAATCGAATATTCTCGATAACAAACAATCTTTGGAAC GCTTGAGTGAGGAGCAAGCTTTTGCCAAAGCTTTGATAGTAAAAATGATTGatccggaaaaagaaaaaagaccccAACTGGAAGCGGTAAAAGAAGAATTGTATTCACATTTAAATAGCATAGATCTGCAGTCAAACTGTACTCCTTCTGTTCCATACTTAGTTGAAGGTGTTTAA
- the LOC124343735 gene encoding serine/threonine-protein kinase/endoribonuclease IRE1-like isoform X3 has product MMDIEVTFDRRQVLGRGAFASVFVGKWRNIDVAVKRIQLHDLLTDREEMAMKDLDHPNVIKLLAFEEDCDFKYLILELSLRTVEEYCNGKYTGIMPPEPDALYQMADGLSYIHSRNLVHLDVSTGNVLIARNEDQVILLKISDFGFCKPASNTGSFSTSEGSKGTKKYVAPEMLKLMDHRSGGEKPRGNASSDIFSMGCLFFIYLTKGLHPFSDGSIHTIPLNIIDNRQYLGSLDERHGYALPLIKGMIQADPETRLGLDKVKKQLLPLLRPSAV; this is encoded by the exons ATGATGGATATAGAGGTTACGTTTGATCGCAGGCAAGTGTTGGGTCGTGGTGCATTCGCCTCGGTGTTCGTCGGTAAATGGAGAAACATTGACGTCGCCGTCAAGAGGATTCAACTTCACGACCTACTTACTGATCGTGAGGAGATGGCCATGAAAGACCTTGACCATCCAAATGTTATCAAACTCCTCGCGTTTGAAGAAGACTGTGATTTCAA ATATTTAATTCTGGAACTTAGTTTGAGAACGGTAGAAGAGTATTGTAATGGAAAGTATACAGGTATTATGCCGCCCGAACCTGATGCGCTGTACCAGATGGCCGACGGATTGTCTTACATTCATTCCAGGAATCTAGTCCACCTCGATGTGAGCACTGGAAATGTGCTTATTGCCAGAAATGAGGATCAAGTGATCTTGCTGAAGATTTCGGATTTTGGTTTTTGCAAGCCAGCATCCAACACCGGAAGCTTCTCGACGAGCGAAGGTTCCAAAGGAACCAAAAAATACGTCGCTCCGGAAATGTTGAAATTGATGGATCATAGATCGGGAGGTGAGAAGCCGAGGGGTAATGCGAGCAGTGACATTTTCTCTATGGGgtgtctttttttcatttatcttACCAAAGGCCTTCATCCCTTCTCCGACGGATCCATTCATACAATTCCATTGAACATTATTGACAACAGACAGTATTTAGGAA GCTTGGATGAGAGACACGGTTATGCTTTACCTTTGATTAAAGGGATGATTCAAGCAGATCCTGAAACGAGACTGGGATTGGATAAAGTTAAAAAGCAATTGCTTCCGCTTTTACGTCCTTCAGCTGTCTGA
- the LOC124344443 gene encoding pickpocket protein 28-like gives MTVEERPCWVGTKRKINQKINNEGFSVLKLSKEFARNTSIHGLKFIAQDHTTLMERIFWIILFLVGLFFALFFAWNLWDKWVQSPVLITIQTVNYPIKSYPFPAVTICSVNKVSTRALGEWMATEEAKDFKVNEIRRILEIMSTGLNWVENEGEFAVLGPLLLKANISSNDNKYEKLMKKLSPNCSKTIVFCSWEGLEEDCADLFVTQTADDGCCCSFNSVIIQRDSDTYLKNQQNRLRHARTSGVQAGLTVLLDAELDDYNVTSSSIDGFKVSIKGIDSRPNGLSSDLTERFPCEPGISN, from the exons ATGACGGTGGAGGAAAGACCATGCTGGGTAGGGACAAAGAGGAAGATTAATCAGAAGATTAATAACGAGGGCTTTTCAGTGTTAAAATTGTCAAAAGAATTTGCCAGAAACACTTCGATTCATGGACTGAAATTCATAGCGCAAGACCACACTACATTGATGGAAAg GATATTCtggataattctttttttagttggaTTATTCTTTGCTTTATTCTTCGCTTGGAATTTATGGGATAAATGGGTACAATCTCCGGTCCTCATCACTATTCAAACGGTTAATTATCCC ATCAAAAGCTATCCTTTTCCAGCTGTCACAATTTGCAGTGTGAACAAAGTTTCGACTCGGGCACTCGGAGAATGGATGGCTACAGAAGA AGCGAAAGATTTCAAGGTGAATGAGATTCGTCGTATTTTGGAGATTATGTCAACCGGGTTGAATTGGGTCGAAAATGAGGGAGAATTCGCTGTTCTTGGTCCACTATTACTCAAGGCCAATATTAGCAGCAATGACAATAAGTACGAAAAGCTCATGAAAAAG CTATCTCCAAATTGTTCCAAGACAATTGTCTTCTGTTCGTGGGAGGGCCTAGAAGAGGACTGCGCCGATCTATTTGTAACGCAGACGGCCGATgatggctgttgttgttcatTCAACTCAGTGATCATCCAGCGCGATAGCGAcacctatttaaaaaatca GCAGAACCGACTTAGGCACGCCCGAACTAGTGGGGTACAAGCAGGACTCACCGTTCTATTGGACGCCGAACTTGACGATTACAATGTCACTTCATCTTCTATAGATGGCTTTAAGGTATCCATCAAAG GTATCGATTCAAGACCCAATGGACTTTCCTCAGACCTCACGGAAAGGTTTCCTTGCGAGCCCGGGATTTCAAATTAA
- the LOC124344444 gene encoding serine/threonine-protein kinase/endoribonuclease ire-1-like has product MGLKCVTPNDKSFLFDIKKNLGRGGFGFVFKGKYNGQEVAVKRIELLKLQDSREETALQKFDHENVVKLYHHRDDENFRYFAFELCAADLSAFCKGKYKATPATPMPSDAEVLLQLATGLEHIHSMNIIHRDIKPGNILISKTNPVVMKWADFGLSKPTNSRGSASLSGFRGTKPLPDRNLAKIIIIKMIAHKSVDRISLAEIINILRGYVTLGNSLEDARVESQSQSSAQTTTPPWAIKARVTIKSKPYYQERYEGNELVQGKKCFFVMLEDGSGKNIKARACSYKLFKKFYSKFQEGKEYLIKKAGFDKSGEEPILSLLDKTEVILL; this is encoded by the exons ATGGGGCTGAAGTGTGTTACTCCGAAtgacaaaagttttcttttcgacattaaaaaaaatcttggaaGAGGTGGCTTTGGGTTCGTTTTTAAAGGAAAGTATAATGGACAAGAAGTAGCTGTAAAGCGCATTGAACTGCTCAAATTACAAGATTCAAGAGAAGAAACTGCTTTACAAAAATTCGATCACGAAAATGTGGTCAAGTTATACCATCACAGGGATGACGAAAATTTCAG GTATTTTGCATTTGAGCTGTGTGCTGCAGACCTCAGTGCATTTTGTAAAGGAAAATACAAAGCCACACCGGCCACACCCATGCCCTCTGACGCTGAAGTGCTTCTCCAGCTGGCCACAGGACTTGAGCACATTCATTCGATGAATATAATTCATCGTGATATTAAACCAGGGAATATCCTCATTTCGAAAACAAATCCCGTTGTGATGAAATGGGCTGATTTCGGATTGAGCAAACCTACCAATAGCCGTGGCTCTGCCTCATTGAGTGGCTTCCGCGGAACCAAAC CTCTTCCTGACAGAAATTTGGCtaaaatcatcatcattaaaATGATTGCCCACAAAAGTGTGGACAGAATTTCATTGGCGGAAATAATCAACATTTTGAGAGGTTATGTCACTTTGGGAAATTCTTTGGAAGACGCTCGTGTGGAGTCTCAGTCTCAGTCATCAGCACAAACCACCACCCCCCC GTGGGCTATCAAAGCTCGGGTTACCATAAAGTCGAAACCTTATTACCAGGAAAGGTATGAAGGAAATGAACTTGTACaaggaaagaaatgttttttcgttATGTTGGAAGATGGAAGCggcaaaaatattaaagcacGAGCTTGCTCGTACAAACTTTTTAAGAAATTCTATTCGAAATTCCAa GAAGGGAAAGAATATTTAATCAAGAAAGCTGGCTTCGACAAAAGTGGCGAGGAACCCATATTATCCTTGCTAGACAAGACAGAAGTTATTTTGTTGTAG
- the LOC124343733 gene encoding serine/threonine-protein kinase/endoribonuclease ire-1-like codes for MDKTKIVSDSLSYDDNEILGKGTAGFVFRGSFGLDKNPVAVKRVQLASLRKDEDFQKREEDALASLDHPNVVKLFHAEDDLTFRYYVLELCAASLDQCFLPDRDLRKYKGALPSDQEVLLQMAKGLQYIHSMNLVHRDIKPENMMISITQPVLIKLADFGLCKPVNQRGTFSISGIKGTQYWMAPEILALEDQPYSKNDVEGANKGRGTMRSDIFALGLVFFTFLTNGLHLFGSKNLIISNVMRGKPNPANQSRLDQNHFAREIISNMTKSKPEDRIPLTEVVNMLRPQVHQSSPAFRIEDSESL; via the exons ATGGACAAAACCAAAATCGTCAGTGATAGTCTCAGCTATGACGACAATGAAATCCTCGGCAAAGGGACGGCCGGTTTCGTCTTTCGTGGCTCTTTTGGCCTGGACAAGAACCCCGTCGCTGTTAAACGCGTCCAGTTGGCCAGCCTGCGAAAAGACGAAGATTTccagaagagagaagaagacgcTTTGGCCAGTCTAGACCATCCCAATGTCGTCAAACTCTTTCACGCCGAAGACGACTTAACTTTCAG GTATTATGTTCTGGAACTGTGTGCCGCATCCCTGGACCAGTGCTTTTTACCGGACAGAGACCTCAGGAAATACAAGGGGGCTCTACCTTCTGACCAGGAAGTCCTTTTACAAATGGCCAAAGGTCTGCAGTACATTCACTCGATGAACCTGGTCCATCGAGACATCAAACCGGAGAACATGATGATCTCCATCACTCAGCCTGTGCTTATCAAATTGGCCGACTTTGGTCTGTGCAAACCTGTGAATCAAAGAGGAACCTTCTCGATCAGTGGGATCAAAGGCACCCAATATTGGATg GCGCCAGAAATTCTGGCATTGGAGGATCAACCTTATAGTAAAAACGATGTTGAGGGAGCCAACAAAGGTCGAGGTACAATGCGGAGTGACATATTCGCTTTGGGTTTGgtctttttcacctttttgaCCAACGGATTGCACCTTTTCGGCTCcaagaatttaattatttcaaatgtgATGCGCGGCAAACCCAACCCGGCCAATCAGAgca GACTCGACCAGAATCATTTCGCCCGTGAAATTATCTCCAACATGACGAAATCCAAGCCAGAGGACAGGATTCCTTTAACTGAAGTCGTCAACATGTTACGACCTCAAGTTCATCAAAGTTCTCCGGCATTTCGAATCGAAGATTCAGAATCACTTTAA
- the LOC124343689 gene encoding serine/threonine-protein kinase/endoribonuclease IRE1-like — MKSEPAEVEMAARPEVHWFVDVSPKGVLGRNDTGTSWVFRGTYNNQQVAIKRVGIDEVEETKENVLISQLEHTNVVKLLHVKENLFKFFTLELCAASLQGFFDQDYNGPMPTDVEVLCQLSSGLDYIHSKGFIYRKVKPENMLISLTTPVVMKWADFGLNQMSDSSTESSSSESLCWMSPEVLACADGICMDSKESDIFSAGCVYFYYFTRAHPFGKKSVVKKNVMEGNPISAERLANDHFAKTVISRMIAKEPAQRITLAEVIAGLQPIPQQPSPPVVSPPTPRYVTADDITPISALEPGVNSGTIRARVVSKSKIGNWKKNAGFDMKFFTVLLRDDTGEIKAQAFSKNFERFYNQFQVGKEYAIKRATLKENAYDNTKELSLGKATTVQDL, encoded by the exons ATGAAATCGGAACCGGCTGAAGTGGAAATGGCGGCACGGCCGGAAGTGCATTGGTTCGTTGATGTTTCACCAAAAGGTGTGCTCGGTAGAAATGACACCGGTACTTCGTGGGTCTTTCGAGGAActtacaacaaccaacaagtTGCCATCAAACGAGTGGGAATCGATGAAGTAGAAGAGACGAAGGAGAACGTTTTGATCAGCCAACTTGAGCACACAAATGTCGTCAAACTGCTTCACGTGAAAGAAAACTTGTTCAA GTTTTTCACACTGGAACTGTGCGCTGCTTCTCTTCAAGGATTTTTCGATCAAGACTACAATGGACCGATGCCGACAGACGTTGAAGTTCTCTGCCAATTGTCTAGTGGACTTGATTACATCCATTCCAAGGGGTTCATCTATCGTAAAGTCAAACCGGAGAACATGTTGATATCGTTGACGACCCCTGTCGTTATGAAATGGGCCGATTTTGGTCTCAACCAAATGTCCGATTCGTCAACTGAGAGTTCCAGCAGTGAATCTCTGTGCTGGATGTCACCGGAAGTTCTCGCCTGTGCAGACGGAATTTGCATGGATTCGAAAGAAAGCGATATTTTTTCAGCTGGAtgcgtttatttttattattttacgcGTGCTCATCCGTTTGGGAAAAAATCAGTCGTCAAGAAGAACGTCATGGAGGGCAACCCCATCAGCGCTGAAA GACTTGCAAATGATCACTTTGCTAAGACTGTCATTTCCAGAATGATTGCCAAAGAACCGGCACAAAGAATCACTTTGGCGGAAGTAATTGCTGGATTGCAACCGATTCCGCAGCAGCCAAGTCCACCAGTCGTGTCTCCACCCACTCCTCGGTACGTAACCGCTGACGACATTACTCCAATTTCGGCACTGGAACCGGGAGTGAATTCCGG GACGATTCGTGCCAGAGTTGTTTCAAAGTCAAAAATaggaaattggaaaaaaaatgctgGATTTGACATGAAGTTTTTTACTGTGCTTCTCCGAGATGACACTGGTGAAATTAAAGCCcaggctttttcaaaaaatttcgaaaggTTCTATAACCAATTTCAA GTTGGCAAAGAATATGCCATCAAGCGAGCAACATTAAAA